Below is a window of Hydrogenimonas sp. DNA.
CCGTTTATATAAGAGCCGACCGGATGCTGAGATACAACGATGTGATGTTTCTTCTAAAGACCGTTAAAGAGGCCGGATTTTCCAAGGTTTCCCTGGTGACAGATGGGTAGTGACAAGAGACTCTTTTTTATCGGCGGAGTGGCCGCCTTTACATTCTATATTCTCCTTATACTGTTTCTGATTCTCTTCTTTAACGACTATAAACGCTCAAAGAGGTATGTTCCCGCAAAATCGGAGACTATAGAGGTATCCATTCTGCAGCAATCTTCGAAGAGACCCGAGCCTAAACCGAAGCAGAGTCTCAAGAAGGAGCGGAAAGAGAAGGTGAAGCAGCCGGTAAAAAAGAGGCCCTCGACTACATCACCAAAGAGTGCGCCTGCACCGAAACCGAAGCCGATCTCATCGCTATTTCAAGGTATAAAGGCGAGTACACCCGTTGAACAGAGCAGCGCCGCACGTCTTGCAAACGCCCCGAAGATCAAATACAAGGCTGCATCCGGGCAGGAGCAGAAGCGGGTCGAGAGAGCGAGCAGGCTGGTCAGGGATATCAATCTCAGCAGGCCGGAGATAGATATAACTTCGAAAAGCTCAGGTATCGGTGAGGTCGATGAGTATATGAGCAGACTCTACGACAAAATATACAAAACCTGGCAGCCTGAAGCCATATATGCCGGAGAGGAGGCGAAGGTGCACCTGAAAATAGCGCCGGACGGAAGCTTTGAATACTCTCTTCTATTTCCTTCGGATAATCAGGGTTTCAATCAGAGCCTGATAGAATACCTGGAGCGGTTGAAAAGAGAGAAGCTGCCTCCGCCCAAAGGGGGCAGGGTATTGGATGTCGATATAAAATTTAAAGCCAAGGAGTAGCGGTGCGCTATTTGATTATACTTTTGACCGGAGTGATGCTGCTTGCATCGGATGCGACCCTGGAGATCGTGAAGAGTACCGACAACAGGCCCTCTGTCGTGATTCAGGATGCATCCGAGTTTGGAGATATGAGAATCAGAGGGAAGATTTTTAGGCTCGTTGTGGGAGATTTGAAGGTGACGGCCCACTTCAAAGTCGACGATACCTACAGAAGCGGCGGTTTCGGCTCGATGATCGATCCGATGCTCAAAAGCAGCGACTATCTGTTCAGATACCGTTTCAAAGAGGGTGAGGCCCAGAGACTCTACCTGGATGTAAGGGTTTACGACATCCGCTCCAAAAGTGCGGTATATGAACGAAGTTACCGTGTCTCCAACCGTGCACGTTATCCTTTTTTGATACATCAGGCCGTTATCGATTTCAATGACTATCTCGAGATGCCGAGTGTAGCATGGATGAAGAGATATGTAGTGCTGTCGCAATACGGCAAGCCGAAACAGGCGGACATCATAGTGGCCGACTATACGCTGACCTACAGAAAGAGGGTAATCAGCGGCGGCCTGAACATATTTCCGAAGTGGGCCGACAGGGAGCAGAAGGGGATATACTTCACGAAACTGGGCAGCAAGCCGGTTCTCTACTACTTCAACATTTACACCGGAGAGCAGAGAAGAGTCATATCGTCCGACGGAATGCTTGTCTGCTCCGACGTAAGCAGGGACGGAAAAAAACTGCTCCTCACCATGGCGCCTGAAGGACAGCCGGATATATTCCTCTATAACATTGAGAGCGGAATGAAGCAGCGCCTGACGTTCTACTCCGGCATCGATGTTTCGGCTCAGTTTACAGGTTCCGAGCGGAAGATGGTTTTTGTATCGG
It encodes the following:
- a CDS encoding TonB-like gives rise to the protein MGSDKRLFFIGGVAAFTFYILLILFLILFFNDYKRSKRYVPAKSETIEVSILQQSSKRPEPKPKQSLKKERKEKVKQPVKKRPSTTSPKSAPAPKPKPISSLFQGIKASTPVEQSSAARLANAPKIKYKAASGQEQKRVERASRLVRDINLSRPEIDITSKSSGIGEVDEYMSRLYDKIYKTWQPEAIYAGEEAKVHLKIAPDGSFEYSLLFPSDNQGFNQSLIEYLERLKREKLPPPKGGRVLDVDIKFKAKE
- a CDS encoding tolB protein precursor, periplasmic protein, which produces MRYLIILLTGVMLLASDATLEIVKSTDNRPSVVIQDASEFGDMRIRGKIFRLVVGDLKVTAHFKVDDTYRSGGFGSMIDPMLKSSDYLFRYRFKEGEAQRLYLDVRVYDIRSKSAVYERSYRVSNRARYPFLIHQAVIDFNDYLEMPSVAWMKRYVVLSQYGKPKQADIIVADYTLTYRKRVISGGLNIFPKWADREQKGIYFTKLGSKPVLYYFNIYTGEQRRVISSDGMLVCSDVSRDGKKLLLTMAPEGQPDIFLYNIESGMKQRLTFYSGIDVSAQFTGSERKMVFVSDRLGYPNIFFKRIGDRAVQQLVYHGKNNNACSAHGKYVVYTSRESDNAFSSNTFNLYLVSTESDYIRRLTASGVNQFPKFSPDGESVIYIKHYASQSALGIIRLNYNEGFLFPLRGHKIQSIDW